Proteins encoded within one genomic window of Paraburkholderia aromaticivorans:
- a CDS encoding sensor histidine kinase, whose amino-acid sequence MLSHLSYRYKIPLALSAVILLTEILVTVALVSVAVSDARNDLESSAQNLCRVLTLSVRDPMVKDDLWRAFEAIRTPVAVREPSNPLKEIVLFDARARVYASTSPREEPVQRPVAHLPAQFGTVISHLGGSGDPFFFDFPGLFASRDVTAGMPVNSDDGSRLGYVVLVYDANTFYGRVRSTLLKLAVATVPALLLLIPLGWVWGDRMAKPLLRLAAAMARVGKEHPEKVGAGITAQSNDEIGQLEQQFRTMLAELAQKQDLEREVVVSERLAAVGQVAAGIAHEINNPLGGMLNAIDTLNTHGEPDAQTKKTLGLLERGLGQIRATVGALLFEARLDSPAMSLSDWQDLKLLIAPQIQAKQAAFHWDIELDEAIALPAHLVRQLVLNLLLNAVKAVEVGGRVDCLVAVNGFGLQITVSNTGQHISGVAMEHLFEPFGSVSKAEGRRSYSLGLWVSYQIVTQLGGTISVDSAPGRTYFAVLLPVTSP is encoded by the coding sequence ATGCTGTCCCATCTCAGCTACCGCTACAAGATTCCGCTCGCCCTGAGCGCAGTCATCCTGCTGACGGAAATACTCGTGACCGTCGCGCTCGTAAGCGTTGCGGTATCCGATGCCAGAAATGACCTCGAAAGTAGCGCCCAGAATCTGTGCCGCGTTCTCACGCTGTCGGTTCGAGACCCTATGGTCAAGGACGACCTGTGGCGTGCATTCGAAGCGATTCGAACACCGGTGGCGGTCAGGGAGCCCTCGAATCCGCTGAAGGAAATCGTTCTGTTCGATGCCAGGGCGCGGGTGTACGCGTCAACCTCTCCCCGGGAGGAACCTGTCCAGCGGCCGGTCGCCCATCTTCCCGCCCAGTTCGGTACGGTCATCTCTCATCTTGGAGGCTCCGGTGACCCGTTCTTCTTCGACTTCCCTGGATTGTTCGCGAGCCGTGATGTCACCGCCGGCATGCCAGTGAATTCCGACGACGGGAGCCGCCTCGGCTATGTGGTGCTGGTCTATGACGCCAATACCTTCTACGGCCGCGTGCGCTCGACGCTGCTCAAGCTCGCCGTAGCCACGGTGCCAGCTTTGTTGCTACTGATACCGTTGGGCTGGGTGTGGGGCGACCGGATGGCGAAGCCGCTCCTGCGCCTCGCAGCGGCCATGGCTCGCGTTGGAAAGGAGCATCCGGAAAAAGTGGGAGCGGGCATCACCGCGCAAAGTAACGACGAAATAGGTCAACTGGAACAGCAGTTTCGGACCATGCTCGCAGAACTGGCGCAAAAACAGGACCTGGAACGCGAAGTGGTCGTCTCCGAGAGACTTGCTGCCGTAGGCCAGGTCGCAGCCGGCATCGCACACGAAATCAACAATCCGCTCGGCGGCATGCTGAACGCTATCGATACGCTCAACACTCACGGTGAGCCCGACGCTCAAACAAAGAAGACACTGGGGCTGCTCGAACGCGGTCTTGGCCAAATCCGCGCGACTGTCGGCGCGTTGCTGTTTGAGGCGCGGCTGGACTCACCAGCGATGAGTCTGTCGGACTGGCAGGATTTGAAGCTGTTGATAGCGCCGCAAATACAGGCTAAGCAGGCAGCGTTTCATTGGGACATCGAGCTGGACGAGGCGATAGCACTACCCGCACACCTGGTACGCCAGCTCGTTCTCAACCTGCTGCTGAACGCTGTGAAGGCAGTGGAAGTTGGCGGGCGCGTTGACTGTCTGGTTGCAGTCAACGGATTTGGGCTGCAAATAACAGTATCGAACACCGGTCAGCACATATCGGGCGTTGCGATGGAGCACCTGTTCGAACCATTCGGGTCGGTTTCCAAGGCCGAGGGGCGGCGGTCGTACAGCCTCGGATTGTGGGTGAGCTATCAAATCGTCACGCAGCTCGGTGGCACAATTTCAGTGGACAGTGCACCGGGACGGACGTACTTTGCCGTGCTGTTGCCGGTTACTTCTCCGTGA
- a CDS encoding PhnD/SsuA/transferrin family substrate-binding protein, with translation MSPIRNIGRRRVLRFALGVPLLSSFKVPFASEGPAVAFGTTAVFLDNEINLLDRWSRELGAVCSADVKFVQRNSYREIDDLLAENRLDVAWVCGFPYVTNPLTMRLMAIPDYQGQPLYRSYLIVPRSDTQTTHISQLRNRVFAYSDPQSNSGFLVPTTELIRAGIRPTRFFRKSFFTYAHRKVVDAVTTGLADAGEIDGYVYDTIEKQYPERTRDVRVAWRSPQYGFPPIVARHSLDDESFLRIQSALLGMKDRPEGRDVLQRLNLDGFVPNDDKVFDGIRSLVAILNSGPV, from the coding sequence ATGTCACCAATTCGTAACATCGGGCGGCGGCGGGTTCTGCGCTTCGCGTTAGGCGTTCCACTCCTCTCGTCCTTCAAAGTTCCATTTGCCAGCGAAGGCCCGGCGGTTGCGTTCGGTACGACCGCTGTATTCCTCGACAACGAGATCAACCTGCTGGACCGGTGGAGCCGCGAGCTTGGTGCGGTATGCAGTGCAGACGTGAAGTTTGTGCAGCGCAATAGCTATCGCGAGATTGACGACCTGCTGGCCGAGAACAGGCTGGATGTAGCGTGGGTCTGTGGGTTTCCGTACGTCACGAACCCACTGACGATGCGGTTGATGGCGATACCGGACTATCAGGGGCAGCCGCTCTATCGTTCGTACCTGATTGTTCCCAGAAGCGACACGCAGACGACCCACATCTCGCAGCTTCGGAACCGGGTGTTCGCATACAGCGACCCGCAATCAAATTCCGGTTTTCTGGTCCCGACTACCGAACTGATACGTGCGGGTATCCGGCCGACCCGCTTTTTCAGGAAGTCATTCTTCACGTATGCGCACAGGAAAGTTGTTGATGCCGTGACGACTGGTCTCGCGGACGCGGGTGAGATTGATGGCTATGTCTATGACACCATCGAGAAGCAGTACCCGGAACGCACCCGCGACGTACGCGTTGCGTGGCGCTCCCCGCAGTATGGTTTTCCGCCGATTGTGGCGCGTCACTCGCTCGACGACGAATCGTTTCTTCGTATCCAGAGTGCGCTGCTCGGGATGAAAGACCGTCCTGAAGGTCGGGATGTGTTGCAGCGATTGAACCTTGACGGTTTCGTGCCGAACGACGACAAGGTGTTCGACGGTATCCGCAGCCTGGTTGCGATTCTGAACTCCGGGCCGGTGTAG
- a CDS encoding arsenate reductase (azurin) small subunit, whose product MSDLKVARRTFLKISGGSIAATAASALAPNVASAANTTDTSRTKLPYPRKPVAHVGGMALNAPVSFAYPDAASPCTALKLGSRVPGGVGPDGDIVAYSAMCTHMGCPVIYEPTTKVFKCPCHFSMFDAEKAGQMIAGQATENLPRVRLHYDEKTGTVSAVGVEGLIYGRQANVL is encoded by the coding sequence ATGTCAGACTTAAAAGTCGCACGCCGTACATTTCTAAAAATCAGTGGCGGCTCGATTGCGGCTACTGCCGCGTCAGCGCTTGCTCCGAACGTGGCTTCTGCCGCGAACACAACGGATACGAGCAGGACGAAACTTCCGTATCCGAGAAAACCCGTAGCCCATGTCGGCGGCATGGCGCTCAACGCGCCAGTCTCGTTTGCCTACCCCGATGCCGCGTCGCCCTGCACAGCGCTCAAGCTAGGCAGCCGGGTACCGGGTGGCGTTGGACCGGATGGCGATATCGTCGCCTACAGCGCCATGTGCACCCACATGGGCTGTCCTGTCATATACGAGCCCACGACGAAGGTTTTCAAGTGTCCCTGCCACTTCAGCATGTTCGATGCGGAGAAAGCCGGACAGATGATTGCCGGGCAGGCCACCGAAAATCTGCCGCGCGTGCGACTTCACTATGACGAGAAGACAGGCACCGTGTCGGCAGTCGGCGTGGAAGGGTTGATATACGGCCGCCAGGCCAACGTACTTTGA
- a CDS encoding arsenate reductase (azurin) large subunit, whose translation MPTDKDRIALPPVTAQRTNMTCHFCIVGCGYHVYKWPEDQEGGRAPNQNALGVDFRKQLPPLSLIMTPAMENVVTDRDGSRHTIMIVPDKSCVVNSGLSSTRGGKMAMYMYAADGITQERLRQPRIYLSDQWVDTTWDQALALYAGLMKKVLDKDGPSGIVFSAFDHGGAGGGFENTWGSGKLMFTALQTPMVRIHNRPAYNSECHATREMGVGELNNSYEDAELADVIWSIGANSYETQTNYFLNHWVPNLQGGTLDKKKQRFPGEALPKTKVVFVDPRRTPTVAIAEQVAGKDNVLHLDIQPGTDIALFNGIFTYVVQQGWIDKDFIAAHTNGFDAAVQANKLSLDDCSKITGVPVEKIKTAAEWSYKPKGPGQFPRTMHTYEKGIIWGNDNYLIQSSLLDVALATHNVGRRGTGCVRMGGHQEGYTRPPYPGNTKIYIDQELIHGKGRMMTWWACNNFQTSNNAQGLREVVLRRSQIVKDAMLGARGASTEQLVDVIYDATSKGGLFVTSINIYPTKLQEAAHLMLPATHPGEMNLTSMNGERRMRLSERFMDPPGSAMPDCLIAARVANTLRAMYQKDGNTKMVARFEGFDWKTEEDAFNDGFRRAGQPGVEKIDSQGGNTGNLVTYERLRVMANNGVQLPAKAWEGGKLVGTEMMYMDGKFDTPDGKAQFKPSPWPGLPKLVADQKGKYRFWINNGRTNEVWQTVYHDQYNEFVRDRDPMAYIEINPDDAQGLGIGAGDIVEVFNDFGSTYAMAYPAAELKHDQTFMVFGHINGIQDNLTTTWTDRNIIPYYKGTWANIRRVGSMEDYKQKVSFKSRRYT comes from the coding sequence ATGCCTACCGATAAGGACCGCATTGCGCTACCGCCGGTCACGGCCCAGCGAACCAATATGACCTGCCATTTCTGCATCGTCGGATGCGGATACCACGTGTACAAGTGGCCGGAAGACCAGGAAGGTGGTCGCGCACCCAACCAGAATGCGCTTGGCGTTGATTTCCGCAAGCAGCTGCCACCGCTCTCGCTCATCATGACGCCTGCGATGGAAAACGTGGTCACCGACCGCGACGGCTCTCGCCACACCATCATGATTGTTCCGGACAAGAGCTGCGTCGTGAACAGCGGCTTGAGTTCGACGCGCGGCGGCAAGATGGCGATGTACATGTACGCGGCTGACGGGATCACCCAGGAGCGTCTGAGACAACCACGCATCTACCTGAGCGACCAGTGGGTCGATACGACCTGGGACCAGGCTTTGGCGCTCTACGCCGGCCTGATGAAGAAGGTGCTCGACAAGGATGGCCCGAGCGGTATTGTCTTTTCTGCCTTCGACCATGGTGGTGCGGGAGGCGGATTCGAGAACACGTGGGGTTCCGGCAAGTTGATGTTTACCGCGCTGCAGACACCGATGGTCCGCATTCACAACCGTCCCGCGTACAACTCGGAGTGCCACGCTACCCGTGAGATGGGTGTTGGGGAACTGAACAACTCGTACGAGGATGCTGAGCTAGCCGATGTCATCTGGTCTATCGGCGCGAATTCGTACGAAACGCAGACGAACTACTTCCTGAATCACTGGGTGCCGAACCTGCAGGGCGGGACGCTCGACAAGAAAAAACAACGCTTCCCAGGCGAGGCACTCCCGAAAACAAAAGTCGTATTCGTGGACCCGCGACGCACGCCAACTGTTGCCATTGCCGAGCAGGTAGCCGGAAAGGACAACGTGCTACATCTGGATATCCAGCCGGGCACTGACATTGCATTATTCAACGGGATTTTTACCTACGTGGTCCAGCAGGGATGGATTGACAAAGACTTCATTGCTGCGCATACGAATGGATTTGACGCGGCTGTCCAGGCCAACAAGCTGTCACTCGACGATTGCAGCAAAATCACGGGTGTACCGGTTGAAAAAATCAAGACCGCAGCGGAGTGGTCATATAAGCCGAAGGGGCCGGGCCAGTTTCCGAGAACGATGCATACCTACGAAAAGGGCATCATCTGGGGCAACGACAATTATCTGATTCAGTCGTCGCTGCTGGACGTTGCGCTGGCCACTCACAATGTCGGACGGAGAGGCACGGGCTGCGTGCGCATGGGCGGACATCAGGAGGGATACACGAGGCCGCCATATCCCGGCAATACAAAGATATACATCGACCAGGAGCTCATCCACGGCAAGGGACGGATGATGACGTGGTGGGCGTGCAATAACTTCCAGACGAGCAACAATGCGCAGGGTCTGCGCGAGGTGGTCTTGCGTCGCTCGCAAATCGTGAAAGACGCGATGCTGGGTGCACGTGGTGCGAGCACGGAGCAACTGGTCGATGTGATTTACGACGCGACCAGCAAAGGCGGTCTGTTCGTGACGAGCATCAACATCTATCCGACGAAGCTCCAGGAGGCCGCGCACCTCATGCTGCCCGCAACGCACCCGGGTGAGATGAATCTGACGTCGATGAACGGTGAGCGCCGCATGCGCCTGTCCGAGCGGTTCATGGACCCGCCCGGAAGCGCGATGCCAGACTGCCTTATCGCCGCGCGCGTTGCCAACACGCTGCGCGCCATGTATCAGAAAGATGGCAACACGAAGATGGTCGCTCGATTTGAGGGTTTCGACTGGAAGACCGAAGAGGACGCGTTCAACGATGGATTCCGTCGCGCCGGGCAACCGGGCGTGGAAAAGATAGACAGCCAGGGCGGCAATACCGGTAACCTGGTCACTTACGAACGGCTACGCGTCATGGCCAACAACGGGGTGCAGTTGCCAGCGAAGGCGTGGGAAGGTGGGAAGCTCGTCGGCACCGAAATGATGTACATGGACGGCAAATTCGATACGCCAGACGGCAAGGCGCAGTTCAAGCCGTCTCCCTGGCCAGGGTTGCCAAAGCTGGTTGCAGACCAGAAAGGGAAATACCGCTTCTGGATTAACAACGGTCGTACGAACGAAGTGTGGCAAACGGTTTATCACGACCAGTACAACGAATTCGTTCGTGACCGGGACCCGATGGCCTATATCGAAATCAACCCGGACGATGCACAGGGGCTCGGAATTGGCGCGGGCGATATCGTCGAAGTCTTCAACGACTTTGGGTCCACGTACGCAATGGCCTATCCGGCTGCCGAACTGAAGCATGACCAGACCTTCATGGTGTTTGGCCACATCAACGGCATCCAGGACAACCTCACGACCACATGGACGGACCGCAACATCATTCCGTACTACAAGGGCACGTGGGCGAATATCCGTCGGGTCGGGTCGATGGAGGATTACAAGCAAAAGGTCAGCTTCAAGAGTCGCCGTTATACATAG
- the moaA gene encoding GTP 3',8-cyclase MoaA has product MKAFTLGRVIPLVEVGAADSTERGFRAQDITAAELPLLDTRHRPLRDLRISVTDRCNFRCVYCMPKEVFGKDYAFLPRRELLSFEEIERVARVFVDLGVEKIRLTGGEPLLRKNLEYLVERLARLRTPSGADVDLTLTTNGSLLSRKAQSLWDAGMKRITVSLDSIDETVFQRMNGVGYPAALVLEGIDAALRVGFAPVKVNMVVKRGVNDAQIPPMARYFRGTGVEVRFIEFMDVGTSNGWNMGSVVPSSEVLRIIDAAFPLVPASRTKPSDTSVRFHYADAQGVIGVISSVTQPFCGGCTRLRLSADGQLFTCLFASRGLDLRTPLRNGRTDSPLRQLVADLWRRRADRYSEQRGESGAAHGRSKVEMSFIGG; this is encoded by the coding sequence ATGAAGGCATTTACTCTGGGGCGGGTCATTCCGCTTGTCGAAGTCGGCGCCGCTGACTCGACGGAACGTGGTTTCCGTGCACAAGACATAACGGCAGCAGAGCTACCGCTTCTGGACACGCGCCATCGCCCGTTGCGAGACTTGCGCATTTCGGTTACGGACCGCTGCAACTTCCGTTGCGTCTACTGCATGCCGAAGGAGGTGTTCGGCAAGGACTACGCATTCCTGCCCCGACGGGAATTGCTCAGCTTCGAAGAAATCGAGCGCGTTGCACGTGTGTTTGTTGATCTCGGTGTTGAAAAAATTCGACTCACGGGTGGAGAGCCACTGCTTAGAAAGAACCTTGAATATCTTGTCGAGCGGCTGGCTCGACTGCGAACGCCTTCGGGCGCAGATGTCGACCTAACGCTGACGACAAACGGCTCGCTGCTCAGTCGCAAGGCACAGTCGCTGTGGGACGCGGGAATGAAGCGCATCACCGTCAGCCTCGACTCAATAGACGAGACCGTATTTCAGCGAATGAATGGCGTTGGTTATCCCGCCGCGCTCGTGCTCGAAGGAATCGACGCGGCGCTACGAGTCGGTTTCGCTCCGGTTAAGGTCAACATGGTGGTCAAGCGTGGAGTGAACGACGCCCAGATTCCACCCATGGCCCGATACTTCCGGGGAACAGGCGTGGAAGTCCGTTTTATCGAGTTCATGGACGTCGGCACGAGCAACGGCTGGAATATGGGATCGGTGGTGCCTTCGTCCGAGGTTCTACGGATTATTGACGCCGCTTTCCCGCTGGTACCGGCAAGCCGCACCAAACCTTCGGATACGTCGGTTCGATTCCACTATGCCGATGCTCAGGGAGTAATCGGTGTCATCTCGAGCGTCACACAGCCTTTCTGCGGAGGCTGCACGCGGTTGCGGTTGTCTGCAGACGGCCAGCTCTTCACCTGTCTGTTCGCCTCACGCGGCCTGGACCTACGAACGCCACTGCGAAACGGACGCACTGATAGTCCGTTGCGCCAACTGGTTGCGGACTTGTGGAGGCGAAGGGCCGACAGATATTCAGAGCAACGTGGCGAAAGCGGCGCCGCCCACGGTCGCTCCAAGGTTGAAATGTCGTTCATCGGCGGTTGA
- the arsC gene encoding arsenate reductase (glutaredoxin) (This arsenate reductase requires both glutathione and glutaredoxin to convert arsenate to arsenite, after which the efflux transporter formed by ArsA and ArsB can extrude the arsenite from the cell, providing resistance.), giving the protein MSVTIYHNPECGTSRNTLAMIRNAGIEPTIIEYLKTPPTRERLVELIGRSGLSVRETLRQKGTPYAELGLDDPLLGDDKLLDSMLEHPILINRPFVETPHGVRLCRPSEVVLDILPEAQNVPFTKEDGEIVVDEHGRRAK; this is encoded by the coding sequence ATGAGCGTCACGATTTACCACAACCCGGAATGCGGCACCTCGCGGAACACGCTGGCCATGATTCGCAATGCCGGCATCGAACCGACCATCATTGAATACCTGAAGACACCACCGACCCGTGAACGGCTGGTGGAGCTTATCGGCCGGTCCGGCCTTAGCGTGCGTGAAACATTGCGGCAGAAAGGTACGCCTTACGCGGAACTTGGTTTGGATGACCCCTTGCTTGGCGACGACAAGCTTCTGGATTCAATGTTAGAACACCCAATACTCATCAATCGTCCTTTCGTGGAGACTCCGCATGGCGTTCGGTTGTGCCGGCCGTCCGAGGTTGTTCTGGACATCCTGCCGGAGGCACAGAATGTGCCGTTCACGAAAGAGGACGGAGAAATTGTTGTCGATGAACACGGGCGTCGCGCGAAGTAG
- a CDS encoding ArsO family NAD(P)H-dependent flavin-containing monooxygenase: MSISNTSAAIPIDVVVVGGGQSSLAVAYFLRRAGIGYVVLDDQPAPGGAWQHTWDSLHLFSPAQWSSLPGWLMPATAEIYPSRDHVIRYLTEYAKRYEIPVRRPVDVTSVSRREDGLLVSTDHGEWLAKAVVSATGTWARPSIPDYPGQACFEGEQLHSAHYRKPEIFHGKNVLVVGGGNSGAQILAELSQVCHTTWVTLEEPTLLPDDVDGRVLFERATERWKARVEGRADPAPTGGLGDIVMVPSVRDARERGVLHSVRPFSHFTVDGVVWKDGSHARVDAVIWCTGFRPALEHLRPLHVLNDAGRVDVVEGRAVLEPRLWLVGYGEWCGFASATLIGVMRSARSTATQIGQYLTSFEDTTP; the protein is encoded by the coding sequence ATGTCTATCAGCAACACTTCAGCGGCAATTCCAATCGATGTCGTCGTTGTCGGTGGCGGTCAATCGTCGCTCGCAGTCGCCTATTTCTTGCGCCGGGCCGGCATCGGCTACGTCGTGCTCGATGACCAGCCGGCGCCTGGCGGAGCGTGGCAGCATACCTGGGACTCGCTTCACCTTTTTTCGCCGGCACAATGGAGTTCACTGCCCGGATGGTTGATGCCAGCCACGGCAGAGATATACCCATCGCGAGACCATGTCATTCGCTATCTGACCGAGTACGCGAAGCGCTACGAAATTCCGGTCCGCCGTCCTGTGGACGTGACGTCGGTGTCGCGTCGCGAAGACGGGCTGCTTGTATCAACGGACCACGGCGAGTGGCTTGCAAAAGCTGTAGTCAGTGCCACCGGAACATGGGCGCGCCCATCTATTCCGGACTATCCGGGGCAAGCCTGCTTCGAAGGTGAGCAGTTGCACTCAGCCCACTATAGGAAACCAGAGATATTCCACGGAAAGAATGTACTGGTTGTAGGTGGTGGAAACTCGGGTGCACAGATACTCGCCGAGCTGTCGCAGGTCTGTCACACAACATGGGTTACGTTGGAAGAGCCCACTTTATTGCCGGATGATGTTGACGGACGCGTGCTCTTCGAACGGGCAACTGAACGGTGGAAAGCCCGTGTGGAAGGTCGCGCGGACCCCGCACCTACAGGCGGCCTGGGCGACATTGTGATGGTACCGTCGGTGCGCGACGCCCGTGAGCGGGGAGTGCTGCATTCTGTGCGACCGTTCTCGCATTTCACGGTCGACGGCGTCGTATGGAAAGACGGCTCCCACGCGCGCGTCGATGCCGTTATCTGGTGTACCGGCTTCCGCCCGGCACTCGAACATCTGCGGCCTCTGCATGTCCTTAACGACGCCGGCCGCGTCGATGTAGTCGAAGGTCGCGCGGTGCTGGAGCCACGGCTCTGGCTGGTCGGATACGGCGAGTGGTGCGGCTTCGCATCCGCCACGCTCATCGGCGTGATGCGCTCTGCCAGGTCAACGGCAACACAGATCGGCCAATATTTAACTTCTTTTGAGGACACAACTCCATGA
- a CDS encoding DUF1488 family protein, with translation MEALELEPSVSKDGVVFALSLCGRDIACVVTRETLEQHFWVQPGAPDARVLNAFSEGRRRIVALAERKARARPGERIVLTVDDFDLRK, from the coding sequence GTGGAAGCCCTTGAACTTGAACCCAGCGTTTCAAAGGACGGTGTCGTTTTTGCGCTGTCACTGTGCGGCCGCGACATCGCGTGCGTCGTCACGCGCGAGACACTCGAGCAGCATTTCTGGGTGCAACCTGGAGCACCTGATGCGCGCGTCCTCAATGCCTTTTCCGAAGGGCGCAGGCGCATCGTGGCTTTGGCGGAACGTAAGGCCCGTGCCCGGCCAGGCGAGCGTATCGTGCTGACCGTCGATGACTTCGACCTGAGGAAATAG